GCTGCCGTTGGAACGCGTCGCCTACGTGCACGTCGCGGGCGGCGCCGAGGCGGGCGGTTTCTACCACGACACGCACACCGATTCGCTGCCCCGGCCCGTACTCGACCTGGTCGTTGCGCTCTGCGCGCGCCGGCGTCCCCCGGCGCTGCTGTTGGAACGGGACGGCCACTACCCGCCGGCCGCCGAGCTACGCGCCGAACTGGACGCCATCGCCACCGCCTCCGGCCACCCGCCCGTAACCCCCACCGGTAAGGAAGGGCCCCCTGTTAACGCTTTCGGTATAGAAGGGAACCCCTTTTGCCTGCCGAGTGGCGGAGCTGAACTCGGCCATCCGGCGGCGGGCGCACCGGGCCATCCGGCGGCGAGCACACCAGGTCATCCGGCGACGGGCACACCGGGCCGGCCGGCGACGGGCGTACCGGGCCGGCCGGTGGCGATGTGAGTACGCCGGAGGGGACCGGCGCGGCGCGGGCCGCCGACGGGCCGAGCACCCCCGACGGTGCCGGTGACCTCGCGGTCCGGCAGGCCGCGCTGGTCGCCGCCCTGGTCGCGGGTCGACCGGCCCCGCCGGGCTTCGCGCCGGAGCCGCTGGCCGCCGCCCGCGCCGCCCTGCTACGCAAGCGGGCCGGGGAGGTGGCCCGACACTGGCCCCTGCTCGCCGCCGGCCTCGGTCCGGCCTGGCCGGGCACCTTCACCGGGTGGGCCGCCGGCCGCCCCGGCAACGGTTCGCTGCGCGACGGCTGGGACCTCGCCCGGCACCTGCTCCAACGGGACGCCCTGCCCCCGTTGGGCGCCGACGAGTTGGCCGTCCGGGAGGCCACCGTCGGCTACGACGGGCAACGACCCCCGCGTACGCGGCGGCTGCCGGCGGTGGGCCGGGCCGGCGGTGCCGTCGCGCTCCAGGTCGCCGGTCGGGTACGCCTGCTGCGGGCCGCCAGCCGTTCGCGGTGACCTCGACCGCGACCCCGGTCACCGGGTACGGCAGGATCACCACATGGCCGAGCTACCTGACCGGACTCCCTCCCCCGGTCGACGGTCGGGCACTGCGCAGTCGTCGCCTACCGTGCGGCCGGCGCCTCCCGCACCGCGCCGGGCACGCGCGGGATCGCCCACGCCGAGCCGGGAGGAGTTGGCGGCGGCGGCCGACCGGACCATCCCGGACGTCGTCGCGCCCGGCCTGAACGTGCTCTTCGTGGGGATCAATCCGGGGCTGTGGTCGGCCGCCACCGGCCGGCACTTCGCCCGGCCAGGCAACCGGTTCTGGCCCGCCCTGCACCGGGGTGGCTTCACCCCGTACCAGCTTGCCCCGCACGAGCAGGACGACCTGCCCGGCTACGGCCTGGGCATCACGAACATGGTGGCCCGGGCCAGTGCCCGCGCCGACGAGCTGACCGCCGCCGAACTCGTCGCCGGCGCGGAGATCCTGACCGATACCGTCGAGCGGTACCGGCCCCGCTGGGTGGCGGTGGTCGGGGTGACCGCGTACCGGACCGGGTTCGGCCGGCCGAAGGCCACCTACGGACCGCAACCGGAGACGCTGGGCCCGGCCAAGCTGTGGGTGCTGCCCAACCCGAGCGGCCTGAACGCGCACTTCACCGCCGAGACCCTGGGTGCCGCCTTCGCCGAGTTGCGGGCGGCGACGGCATCCCGGTGACCGGTCCGCCGCCGGGCGGCGGAGTGACCGGGTGGCCGCCGGGCGGCGGAGTGACCGGGTGGCCGCCGGGCGGCGGAGTGGCCAGTTCGCCACCGGGCGGCGGAGTGACCGGTCCGCCGCTGGGCGGCCGGGCTGCTCCTGCTGGTCAGTTCGCCGCGGCTGGCGGCAGCGCCTCCTCGGCGAGGTACTGGCTCGTCGGCACGGTGGTGATCACCGGCTCGGGGCCGGTGGCGTCGGCGTACGGGCTGGGCGAGTCGGCGACCGCGAACTGGGTCCGGTACAGCTCGGCGTAGAGCCCGCCGACGGCCACCAGCTCCTCGTGCCGGCCCCGCTCGACGATGCGTCCGCCGTCGAGGACGAGGATCTGGTCGGCGTCGCGGACGGTGGAGAGCCGGTGCGCGATCACCAGCGCGGTACGCCCGGTCAACGCCACCGACAGGGCCCGCTGCACCGCCGCCTCGCTCTCGGAGTCCAGGTGTGCGGTCGCCTCGTCGAGGATCACGATCGACGGGGCCTTGAGCAGCAACCGGGCGATGGCGATGCGCTGCTTCTCCCCGCCGGAGAAGCGGTAGCCGCGCTCCCCGACCGTGGTCTGCAGGCCGTCGGGCAGCGTCCGGACCAGATCGGCGACCTGGGCGCCGGCAAGCGCCGCCCAGATCTCGTCGTCGGTGGCGTCGGGTTTGGCGTAGCGCAGGTTCTCCGCGATCGTCTCGTGGAAGAGGTGCGAGTCCTGGGTCACCACCCCGATCTCGTCCCGCAGCGAGGCGAGGGAGGCGTCGCGGACGTCCACCCCACCGACGAGCACCTGGCCGTCGGTGACGTCGTAGATCCGGGAGACCAGCATGGACAGGGTGGACTTGCCGGCACCCGAGGGCCCGACCAGGGCCACCATCTGACCCGGCTCGACGCTGAACGAGACCCCCTTGAGCACCGGCTCGTTGATGGTCCGGTCCAGCGTGGTGACCTCTTCGAGGGAGGCCAGGGAGACTTCGGCGGCGCTCGGGTACCGGAACCGGACGTCGCGGAACTCGACCCGGCCGTTGCCCGGCGGCACCGCCACCGCACCCGGCTTCTCCTCGATGCCCGGCCGCAGGTCGAGCACCTCGAAGACCCGGTCGAAGGAGACCAGGGCGCTCATCACGTCGACCCGGACGTTCGACAACGCGGTGAGCGGGCCGTACAGGCGGGTGAGCAGCAGGGCCAGCGTCACCACGGTGCCGGCGCTGACGCTGCCGGTGACCGCGAGCCAGCCGCCGAGACCGTAGGTGAGCGCCTGGGCCAGCGAGGCGACCAGCAGCATCGCGACGAAGAAGGTCCGGGAGTACATGGCGGACTGGATGCCGATGTCGCGGACCCGTTCGGCCCGCCCGGCGAACCGGCGGGCCTCCTCGTCGGGGGTACCGAAGAGCTTGACCAGCAGCGCGCCGGCCACGCCGAACCGCTCGGTCATCGTCGCGTTCATCTTGGCGTCGAGGTTGTACGACTCCCGGGTGATCTCGGCCAGCCGCTTGCCCACCCGCCGGGCCGGCACGATGAAGATCGGCAGCAGCACCAGCGAGAGCACGGTGATCTGCCAGGAGAGGGTGAACATCACCGCGGCGGTGAGCACCAGCTGGATGACGTTGCTGACCACCCCGGACAGGGTCGAGGTGAAGGCCCGTTGGGCACCCATCACGTCGTTGTTGAGCCGGCTGACCAGCGCACCGGTCTGGGTCCGGTTGAAGAACTGCAGCGGCATCCGCTGCACGTGGTCGTAGACCCGGGTCCGCAGGTCGAGGATGATCCCCTCGCCGATGCGGGCGGAGTACCACCGTTGGGCCAGCGAGAGCAGTGCGTCGAGGACGGCGAGCCCGGCGATGAACAGCGCGAGGCGGACCACCGCCGCCCCGGCGTCGGTGCCGCCCCGGTTGATCGTGTTGATCACGTCGCCGGCGAGGACCGGCGTGGCCACCCCGATGATCGCGGCGAGCACCACCGTGACCAGGAAGACCACGATGTCGCGGCGGTAGGGCCGGGCGAACGCCACGATGCGCCGGGCGGTGCCGTTGCTCAGTCGGTGGGCGGTGACCTGGTCCCGGTCGCGCATCGACCGGAGCATGCTCCATCCGCCCATGCCGCCGCCGGGCATCGGGTTCGCCACGTATCACCTCCGGGTCGTCGGGCCGCCAGGTCCATTCTCCCGACGTGTACGACAACCTCGGCGGTAACCTGGCTCTTCCCGAGCGGTCCTTACTATCCGGCACGACCGAAACGGCCGCCAGTCGGGGCGACCCGGCCCGTGCCCGGGCACGTCCGGCTCGGCTATTCCCCGCGTCCGGCCAGGTCACGCAGCCGACGGGTCTGCGCCTCCCGCTCGGCCCGCTGCTGGTCGGCGGCGTTGCGGTTGACCGCGCCCGCCAGCAGGGCCTTGATCTCGACCACCGCGTCGCGGTCGTGGGCGAGCAGGCCGGCGGTGAGGTCCCGGACCGCGTCGGTCAGCTCGGCGGTGGGCACGACGAGGGTGGCCAGGCCGATCCGGTCCGCCTCGGCGGCGTCCATCCGTCGACCGGTCGCGCAGATCTCCAGGGCCCGGGAGTAGCCGACCAGGTCGACCAGGCGCTTGGTGCCGGCGAGGTCGGGGACCAGCCCGAGGGTGACCTCGGCCATGGCGAGCCGGGCGTCCTCGGCGAGCACCCGCAGGTCGCAGGCGAGGGCGAGCTGGAAGCCGGCACCGATGGCGTGCCCCTGGACGGCGGCGACCGAGACGATGTCGGGCCGGTGCAGCCAGGTGAACGCGGCCTGGAACTCGGCTATCCGCTGCGCGCACTCGGCCTCGGGCAGGGTGGCCAGCTCGGCGAACGAGCCCGGCCCGGTGGCACCGGCGACTGCCAGGTCGAGGCCGGCGGAGAAGGCCCGCCCCTCGCCGCGTACGACGACGACCCGGACGTCACCGGGCAGCTCCCGGGAGATGTCGACGAGCGCGCGCCACATCGCCGGCGTCTGGGCGTTGAGCACGTCGGGCCGACACAACGTCACCGTCGCGACCGGCCCGGCGCAGTCGATCCGTACCCCGTCCGAACCGGCGGTCACCGGCGAAGCCTGGGGACGGCGTTGATGGGCGAGACCGGGTGGGTCACGCCTTCTTGCGACGGCGGGCACCGCCGCGCTGACGCAACTGCACGCCGGACTCGGTGAGCACCCGGTGGATGAATCCGTACGAACGGCCGGTCGAGGCCGCGAGCGCACGGATGCTCTCCCCCGAGGTGTACCGCTTTACCAGGTCCTTGGCGAGCGTCTGACGCTCGGCTCCGACGATCCGGCGACCCTTCTCAGTGCTGGTGGCTGTGCCAGTGGCTGCCATGCTGATTCCTCACGTCCCAGACTGTGCGGTTCGGATACGGTCAACACCTATTAGACCGTCTCGAACGATCATGCGCCAGATATCAACTCATCGCCAACCGACACGCTCTGCATTGTCAGGAACCCGATAGAGTGACGCCGCCGGCCCGACGGGAAGCGCACGCTGCGGATTCCCACCGGAGGCCGGTCTCATCCGACGCGACGCAATGTCCAGGACCGGACACCGACCGTCAGCGCAAGGTCGCCCGGGGGCCGCACCGGCCGGCGGGCGACAGCCCTGCTCCGGTCCGCACCGGCCGGCGGGCGGCGGCCCGACTCAGGCCAGCTCCACCAGCTCCAGCAGGTCGTCGCTCCAAGCGTCCTCGTCGCCGTCGGGCAACAGGATCGCCCGGTCCGGCTTGAGCGCCGAGACCGCGCCCGGGTCGTGGGTGACCAGCACGATCGCCCCCGGGTACCGGGCGATGGCGTCGAGCACCTGCTCCCGGCTGACCGGGTCGAGGTTGTTCGTCGGCTCGTCGAGCAGCAGCACGTTCGCGCCGGAGCAGACCAGGGTGGAGAGCGCCAGCCGGGTCTTCTCCCCGCCGGAGAGCACCCCGGCCGGCTTGTTGACGTCCTCGCCGGAGAAGAGGAACGCACCGAGGATCTTGCGCAGCTCGGTGTCGGTCTGCTCGATCGCGGCGGCCCGCATGTTCTCCAGCACGGTCCGCGAGACGTCCAGCGTCTCGTGCTCCTGGGCGTAGTAGCCCAGCCGCAGCCCGTGCCCGGCGTGCACCTCACCGGTGTCCGGCTCCAGCAGCCCGCCGAGCATCCGCAGCAGGGTGGTCTTGCCGGCGCCGTTGAGGCCGAGAATGGCCACCCGGGAGCCCCGGTCCACGGCCACGTTGACGTCGGTGAAGATCTCCAACGAGCCGTACGACTTGGACAGGCCGCTGGCGGTCAGCGGCGTCTTGCCGCACGGCGCGGGGTTCGGGAAGCGGACCTTGGCCACCTTGTCGGAGACCCGGACCTCCTCCAACCCGGAGATCAACTTCTCGGCACGGCGGGCCATGTTCTGCGCGGCGACGGTCTTGGTGGCCTTGGCCCGCATCTTGTCGGCCTGGGCCATCAGCGCGCCGGCCTTCTTCTCGGCGTTGGCCCGCTCCCGGCGGCGGCGGCGCTCGTCGGTCTCCCGCGCCTCCAGGTACGCCTTCCAGCCCAGGTTGTAGACGTCGACCACCGATCGGGTGGCGTCGAGGAACCAGACCTTGTTGACCACCGACTCCAGCAGGTCGCCGTCGTGGGAGATCACGATCAGCCCGCCCTTGTGGTTGGCGAGGAAGCCGCGCAGCCAGGTGATCGAGTCGGCGTCGAGGTGGTTGGTGGGCTCGTCGAGCAGCAGGATGCCCCCGCCGTTCTCGCCCGCGTCGCGGAACAGGATCCGGGCCAGCTCGATGCGACGGCGCTGGCCGCCGGAGAGGGTGCCGATGGTCTGGGCGAGGGCCCGGTCGGGCAGCCCGAGGTTGGCGCAGATCCGGGCGGCCTCGGCCTCGGCGGCGTACCCGCCGAGGGCGGCGAACTGGTCCTCCAGGGCACCGTACCGACGGACCAGCTTCTCGTCGGTGTCCTCGGCGAGCCGCTGCTCCAGCTCGTTCATCTGGGCCATCAGCACGTCCAGGCCCCGGGCGGAGAGCACCCGGTCGCGGCCGGTCACCTCCAGGTCGCCGGTACGCGGATCCTGCGGCAGGTAGCCGATGGCGCTGCGCCGGTCGAGCTGCCCGGCGTAGGGCTGCCCCTCCCCCGCGAGCACCTTGAGGGTGGTGGTCTTGCCGGCGCCGTTGCGCCCGACCAGGCCGATCCGGTCCCCCGGCTGCACCCGCAGGGTGGTGTCGGACAGCAGGATCCGGGCGCCGGCACGCAACTCCAGGCCGGTGGCAGTGATCATTTCGGGGAACTCGCTCTCGGGGTCCGGAAGGGCTGACTCGGGGCACGCGAAAGCGCCGGCGGGCGCGGGGCCCGTCGGCGCGGGGCGGTTCAGCCTTCGCAGAGCAGCACCCGACAAGTGTACCGGGCGTCGATCGGCGCTTCGTCCGGATTACCCGGCAAGATCATCGGGTACCGGAGCGACGTGGCGGACCCGGTCCGATACCGCAACCACACCCACGCCCAGACGTTGATCGAGGTCGACATGGAGCTGAACGAGAACGCCCGCATCGACACCAGCCAGGTGGACGACCGGCGAGGATCCGGCGGAGGTGGCGGGATCAGCGGGATACCCATCCCGATCGGCGGCGGCCGGGGAGGGATCATCGGCATCGTCGTCGCGGTGGTGGTCGCCCTGGTCGGCGGCGGTTTCGGGCTGAACTCCGCGTTCAGCGGCGGCGGCGAGGCCGGCGACAACACCGCCCTGGAGCAGCGCTGCTCGGGTGAGGACGCGCTGGCCCAGCTCGACTGCCGCAACACCCTCTACGTCAACTCGATCCAGGCGTACTGGCGTACCGCGCTGCCGCAGGCCCTCGGTGAGCAGTACCGCCCGGCCAAGACCGTCTTCTTCAGCCAGGGGGTCAGCACCGCCTGCGGGCAGGCCGACTCCGGCGTCGGCCCGTTCTACTGCCCCGCCGACAGTCAGATCTACATCGACCTGACCTTCTACCAGGTGCTCGCCGAGCAGCTCGGTGCCGCCGGCGAGTTCGCCCAGCCCTACGTGCTGGCCCACGAGTACGGCCACCACGTGCAGAACCTGCTCGGCACCAACGAGCAGGTACGCCGCCAGCAGCAGCGCGACCCGGGCAACGCCAACGAGCTGTCGGTCCGGCTGGAACTGCAGGCCGACTGCTACGCCGGCGCCTGGGCGAAGAACGCCACCGGCACGGCCGACGACACCGGCCAGAAGATCTTCACCAGCATCACCGAGCAGGACATCCGGCAGGCCATCGACGCCGCCGAAAAGATCGGCGACGACGCCATCTCCGAGCGGGCCAACCGCCCGGTCAACCCGGAGGAGTTCACCCACGGCTCGTCGGCCCAGCGTCGGGACTGGTTCACCCGGGGCTACGAGTCCGGCGACCCCACCCGCTGCGACACCTTCTCCACCCCCCTCTGAGGGGTAAGGAAGGGCCCCTTGTTAACGCTTTCGGTAGAGAAGGGTTCCCCTCTCACCATGGGGCGTTAACAAGGGGCCCTTCCTTCGTGTCAGGTGGGGTCGCGGATGAGGATGTGTACCGCGCGGGCTGCGGTGATCGCCTCGACCAGGACGGTCCGCCGGGGCTCGGGTACGTCGAGCAGCCGTTCGGCACGCAGTGCGGCCAGCGGGGCCAGCCGCCGGTCGGTCAGGACGATGTCCACCGCCCGCCGGTCCCCGCCGCAGACCAGCGTGGTCAGGGTGGCGACCTCCGGCAGCAGCAGCCGTACGGCCAGCTCGGCGGCGTCGGCCAAGGCGGCTTTGGCCTGATTGTCCCGCCGTCGGGCGAACCGCTGCTGCGACCAGCCGCCCGCGGCGGTACGCCCCTGCACGTACCGCGTGTCGACCTTGGAGATGATCAGCTCCTCGCCGGCCGCCACGCCCACCGCGACCGCGCCCTTGCGGGCCAGCAACAGGCCGATCCGGCGGGGCGCGGTCGCCGCCGCCGCGAAGGCGACCAGATCCGGGGTACGACGCACCCCGGGCGGGGCGTACAACTCGGCGGTGGCCCCGTCGGCGGCGGTGAGCAGCAGGCCGTGCGAGAGCGCGGTGGTGCTCGGCGGGCCGTGCCGGTCGGCGAAGCCGTCGACCCAGCGGGCGACGCGGGCCGGGTCGACCTGCACCCATCGGCCGCCACCGGCGGCGGGTCGGCTGGACATCACCCGACGGTACGGCACCCCGGGCGGGCCACTACCGGCCCGGCGGCCCCGTCGCGCCCGATCGGGCAGGCGGCGGCGGGGCCGGACAGCGCAGCCGGGCCGGAGAGCAAGCCGGGCCGGACAGCGCAGCCGGGCCGGAGAGCAAGCCGGGCCGGACAGCGCAGCCGGGCCGGAGAGCAAGCCGGGCCGGACAGCGCAAGCCGGGCCGGACAGCGCAAGCCGGGCCGGACAGCGGCCGGGCCGGACAGCGGCCGGGCCGAGCGGGACGGCGGCGGGTAGCGGGCCGAGCAGCGAGCCGGGCCGGGCCGGACGGCGCCGGGTAGCGGCCGAGCGGGACAGGACGGCAGCGCCGGCGGGCGGCCGGTCCAGGCAGCGGCGGGCGAACCGCGCTGACGAGACGGACGGACCGTAGTCGGCACTCGGGTGCCGGCTACGGTCCGCCCACGGCCGTGCTCAGCCCACCTCGAGCGGCAGGGTGGGGTCGCTGGTCCACTCCCGCAGCGAGCCGTCGTAGACCGCCACGTCGGTCTCGCCGATCAGGTGCAGGGCCAGGGCGTCGCCGGTGGCGGCGATCCCGCCCCCGCAGTACGTCACCTTCCGGCCCGGTTCGGCCTGTACGTCCCGGAAGATCTCCCGCAGCTCTGGTACCGGCCGGAACGTCCCGTCGGCCGGGTTGAGCAGGGCGGCGACGAAGACGTGCCGGCTGCCCGGGATGCGCCCGGGGCGGGGGTAGCTCAGCGTCTCGGTGGCGTGGAAGTCCTCCGGCGACAGCGAGTTGATCAGGCAGGCGCCGGTGCCGCTCTCGACCACCTGCCGGACCTCGTCGAGGTCGGCGAAGAGTTCCGGTCGGGGGGTGCCGACGAACTCCGCCGGCGGGTAACTCTCGGTGCCGGAGCGGGTCGGGCGGCCCTCGGCGGTCCACTTGCCGAAACCGCCGTCGAGCACCGCCACGTTGTCGAAGCCGTTGGCCAGCAGCAGCCACCAGACCCGGGTGGCCCAGAACACGTTCACCGCGTAGACCACGACGGTCGTGTCCGGGCCGATGCCCAGCCGGCCGGCCGCGGCGGCGAACCGTTCCGGTGTCGGCTTGGTGAACCACCCACCGTCGGGCTCGGAGAGCTCGTCGATGATGTCGGCGAAGGCCGCTCCCGGGATGTGGGCGGCCTCGTAGTCGGGGCGACCGGAGCTCTGGCTCCAGTCCGCGCCCGCCTCGGTCGGCGGGGCCAGGTGCACGGTAGCGTCGAGGATCCGCAGCTTCGGGTCGTCGAGATGCTCGGCCAGCCACTCGGTGGAGACGAGCGGGGTGGTCAGGTGGGCGGCGCCTGCCATCGGTCCTCCAGATGGAATCGAATACTATCCCTATCGGGATAATCTTGATTACCTTCGGTAGGAAGGACGGGCTACCACCAGACATTCCCGCAGGTGGCACGGTTCACTCGCCAACACCGACGGTGACTGCGCGTTCAGAACAGCAGGGTGACCACCGCGAGCCCGGCGATGATGGCGCTGGAGGCCAGGGCGGTGACCCGCCGGCCGCGCGGCCCGGTCAGCACCCGTCCCACCAGCGAGCCGCCACCGGCGATCAGCAGCTGCCAGCTCGCCGAGGCGAGACGCCCGCGCCGGAGTGTGCAGGCCACCGCGCTCCACCCGACGTGGTGCCCCGGCGGGCTCACCGTCATGCGGCAGCGACCGGGGACGCCGACCACGACGCCGTACGGGGCCGGGCGACGTCGGGCGCAGGGCCCGCCAGGCGGTGTGCGCGGCGAGGCCGAGCAACACCAGCGCCGCACCACCCGTAGTGGATCGGCGACCGGGGCGATCGCCGCGGCCAGCGCCGCGCCGCCGAGCACCGCCGCCGCGGCGTAGCTGCCGTCGGCAACGGCCACCCCGAGCGCGGCGGCGGCACCGACCCCGGAACGAGGTCCGCGCGGTCAGGCCGATGACGAGCACCGCGATGGCACCGACCGGGACGGCGACGCCGTACCCGGACACTATTCCGGCCAGGAACCCCGCCGTCACGACGGCTGACGGCGCGTCAGCCTGGCCCTCGGCACGGTCCGCTGTCGCCGCCCGGCAGTCGCCGCACGGACCAAAACCTGCATCGGGTACGCCTCGCTCACCCGACGGTCCTCACCCGGCCCAGCCGGACGGGCCAGTGGTTTTCCCGGCCACCCGGCCGCCCCGGAAAAACCGACGTGCGCCCCGCGTCGTCGTACGGCAGAATTGTCCAGTTGCCCGTTCTGCGCACGACGAGTGGAGTGGCGATGTCCGTGGACCACGTTCGACCAGCGGAGCCCACCGACCCATCCAGCGAAGGCACCGGCCGCCCCGACGACAGCAGCCCCCGCCCCGTCGAGGACGCCGTCGACTCCGGCGGGAGCAGCGTCCGACCCAACGAGACCACCGTGCCGATGTTGCACTGCAGTTCGCCCGAGGAGACCCTCGCGTTCTGGCGGGCTCTCGGCTTCGCGGTCACCTGGGAACAGCTCAAACCGTACGTGTACCTGGCGTTCCGGTGGAGCGGCTTCGAGCTGCACTACTACGCGCGGAGCGCGACGGCCCCGTCCCCCGGCCAGCCCGGCGGCTGCCTGGTGATGGTCGACGCGGTCGCGCCGTACCACGCGGTGTTCAGCGCGGCGATGCGCCGCGCCTACGGCAGGGTGCTGGCCAGGGGCGAGCCCAGGATCACCCGGTTCCGGCCCGGCGCGTCCCGCTTCACCGTGGTCGACCCCTCCGGAAACTTGATCACCTTCATCCAGCGCGACGAGCCGGCGGGCCTGGAGTACGGCGGCGCGAAGGATCTGACGGGGTTGGCCCGGTCGCTCGACAACGCCCGGATCCTGCGTGACTTCAAGCGGGACGACCGGGCGGCCTTCCGGGCGCTCAACTCCGGGCTGCGCCGGCACGGGGACGCGGCTCCCGCCGTCGAGCAGGCGTTGGCGCTCGCCGCGCTGATCGAGCTCTCGGTGGCGCTGGAGGAGCCGGAACGGGTACCCGGGTGGGGTGCCCGACTGCGGACTCTCGGGCTGACCGATCCGGAGCGGCAGCAGGTGACGCGCTCCGTATCCGACCAAGAGGTGCTGGCACCCTGGCTGCCCTGATCCGCTGCTCGACACGGTCAAGGTCCTGGCCTGCGTCGCTCCGGCGACGCTGTCCGGCGCCCAGTCCGGTGTCCCGCGCTCGGCCAGGTCGAGAGGTTCAGGTCACGCCTGCGAGGCCGATGCGCCTCGCTCTCTCCGTACCCGATCGGAGTGTAGATCTTGGACACTTACCGTCCAAATAGGACGGCAAGTGTCCAAGATCCACCTCGGGGCCCGCTTGGTGCGGTGACGGGAGGGGTGGGGGTGGGTGGGGAACGGGGCCCGGAAACGCGTCGAGCGCGGCACCCTGGTCGGGTGCCGCGCTCGGACGATGCCACGCTCCGAGGGGAACGCTCAGACGTTGAAGCCGAGGGTACGTAGCTGGTCGCGCCCCTCGTCGGTGATCTTGTCGGGGCCCCACGGCGGCAGCCAGACCCAGTTGATCCGGATGTCGCTGACCAGTCCCCCGCCGGGGCCGGTGGTCAGCGCCGACCGGGTCTGGTCCTCGATGACGTCGGTCAACGGGCAGGCCGCCGAGGTGAGCGTCATGTCCAGGGTGGCGACATTCTCGTCGTCGACGTGCACGCCGTAGAGCAGGCCGAGGTCGACCACGTTGATGCCGAGCTCCGGGTCGACGACATCCTTCATCGCCTCTTCGATGTCGGCGGTGGCGGCCTTGCCACCCCCGTTGCCGGCCGATGCCACCACGCCGTTGCCGGCCGATGCCATCACGCCGTTGCCGGCCGATGCCACCGCGTCGTCGCCGGTCGGCGCCACCGCGCCGCTGTCTGCCGTAGGCGCCACGTCATCGGCGGCGTGCGGTGCCACGGTGCCGTCGACGGCCGGCGTCGTCGCGCCGTCGGTGGCCACGGTGCCGCCCTGCGGCGTGGTGGCCGTTTCCTCGCTGCTCATGCCTTCACCTCCGGGCTCACGCCCACCCCGGCGCGTGCCGCGGCGTCCTTGAACGCCATCCACGGCAGCAGCGCGCACTTGACCCGGGCGGGATAGCGCGCGACACCCGCGAACGCCACCCCGTCACCGAGTACGTCCTCGTCCGGCGTGACCTCGCCACGCCCGGACATCAACTCGACGAACGCCTCGTGCACCGCGAACGCCTCACCCGCGTCCCGCCCCCGCAGCAGCTCGTGCAGCACGCTCGCCGAGGCCTGGCTGATCGAGCAGCCCAGCCCGTCGTACGAGATGTCGTGCAGCACGGTGCCGTCGCTGGCGACCCGTACGGTGACCTCGTCGCCGCAGGTCGGGTTGACGTGGTGCGCCTCGGCGACCCGGTCGGCCGGGTCGTCGGCGTCGCGCAGACCACGGCCGTGCGGGTGCTTGTAGTGGTCCAGGATGATCTCCTGGTAAAGAGAATCAGGATGCGTCACGCTGACCTCCCGTCGATCGCGGGCTCCTGCGTCGCCGCTCACGCGAACACCTTCCGCACCTGCTCCAGACCACCCACCAGGGCGTCGATCTCCGCGGTGGTGGTGTAGAGGTAGAACGACGCCCGGGTCATCGCCGGCACCCCGAACCGGGTGCAGACCGGCTTGGCGCAGTGGTGGCCGACCCGCACCTGCACGCCGAGGGAGTCGAGGACCTGCCCGACGTCGTGCGGGTGGATGTCACCCAGGGCGAACGAGATGGTGCCGCCCCGGCCCACCGGCACCGTCGGACCGAAGATCCGCAGGCCGGGCACGGTGGCCAGCGCCTCCAGCGCGTACGCGGTCAGCTCCTTCTCGTGCCACTGCACGGCCCGCACGTCCAGGCCGGTGAGGTAGTCCACGGCCGCACCGAGCGCCACCGCCTCGGCGATCGGCGGGGTGCCCGCCTCGAACCGGGCCGGCGGCGCGGCGAACGTGGAGCCGCTCATCCGTACCGTCTCGATCATCGAGCCGCCGCCGAAGACCGGTGGC
Above is a window of Micromonospora yangpuensis DNA encoding:
- a CDS encoding metal-sulfur cluster assembly factor — protein: MASAGNGVVASAGNGGGKAATADIEEAMKDVVDPELGINVVDLGLLYGVHVDDENVATLDMTLTSAACPLTDVIEDQTRSALTTGPGGGLVSDIRINWVWLPPWGPDKITDEGRDQLRTLGFNV
- the ypfJ gene encoding KPN_02809 family neutral zinc metallopeptidase: MELNENARIDTSQVDDRRGSGGGGGISGIPIPIGGGRGGIIGIVVAVVVALVGGGFGLNSAFSGGGEAGDNTALEQRCSGEDALAQLDCRNTLYVNSIQAYWRTALPQALGEQYRPAKTVFFSQGVSTACGQADSGVGPFYCPADSQIYIDLTFYQVLAEQLGAAGEFAQPYVLAHEYGHHVQNLLGTNEQVRRQQQRDPGNANELSVRLELQADCYAGAWAKNATGTADDTGQKIFTSITEQDIRQAIDAAEKIGDDAISERANRPVNPEEFTHGSSAQRRDWFTRGYESGDPTRCDTFSTPL
- a CDS encoding acVLRF1 family peptidyl-tRNA hydrolase, with protein sequence MSSRPAAGGGRWVQVDPARVARWVDGFADRHGPPSTTALSHGLLLTAADGATAELYAPPGVRRTPDLVAFAAAATAPRRIGLLLARKGAVAVGVAAGEELIISKVDTRYVQGRTAAGGWSQQRFARRRDNQAKAALADAAELAVRLLLPEVATLTTLVCGGDRRAVDIVLTDRRLAPLAALRAERLLDVPEPRRTVLVEAITAARAVHILIRDPT
- a CDS encoding glyoxalase, with protein sequence MSVDHVRPAEPTDPSSEGTGRPDDSSPRPVEDAVDSGGSSVRPNETTVPMLHCSSPEETLAFWRALGFAVTWEQLKPYVYLAFRWSGFELHYYARSATAPSPGQPGGCLVMVDAVAPYHAVFSAAMRRAYGRVLARGEPRITRFRPGASRFTVVDPSGNLITFIQRDEPAGLEYGGAKDLTGLARSLDNARILRDFKRDDRAAFRALNSGLRRHGDAAPAVEQALALAALIELSVALEEPERVPGWGARLRTLGLTDPERQQVTRSVSDQEVLAPWLP
- the sufU gene encoding Fe-S cluster assembly sulfur transfer protein SufU, with the protein product MTHPDSLYQEIILDHYKHPHGRGLRDADDPADRVAEAHHVNPTCGDEVTVRVASDGTVLHDISYDGLGCSISQASASVLHELLRGRDAGEAFAVHEAFVELMSGRGEVTPDEDVLGDGVAFAGVARYPARVKCALLPWMAFKDAAARAGVGVSPEVKA
- a CDS encoding sulfurtransferase, encoding MAGAAHLTTPLVSTEWLAEHLDDPKLRILDATVHLAPPTEAGADWSQSSGRPDYEAAHIPGAAFADIIDELSEPDGGWFTKPTPERFAAAAGRLGIGPDTTVVVYAVNVFWATRVWWLLLANGFDNVAVLDGGFGKWTAEGRPTRSGTESYPPAEFVGTPRPELFADLDEVRQVVESGTGACLINSLSPEDFHATETLSYPRPGRIPGSRHVFVAALLNPADGTFRPVPELREIFRDVQAEPGRKVTYCGGGIAATGDALALHLIGETDVAVYDGSLREWTSDPTLPLEVG